A window of Polynucleobacter sp. KF022 genomic DNA:
TAAAGGGCAAGATCATCACGCCAAAATTTTGATTGATCTCGCAGACGCATACAACGGCGCTAAGCGCACCATTGCATTGCATATGCCTACACAAGATGCGAGTGGTCATGTCAGCACCCAAGAGCGCAAGCTAGACGTCAGCATCCCTAAAGGTATCAAGGCCGGACAAAACCTACGTCTTTCCGGCCAAGGCGGCCCTGGCATGGGCGAAGGACCTGCTGGCGATCTCTATTTGGAAATCGACTTTCATCCAAACGCTATCTACCGCGTAGAAGGTAAGGATGTATTTATTGATATTCCACTGGCCCCATGGGAAGCTGCTTTAGGTACGACAGTCAATGTGCCTACACCAGCAGGCAGCACTCTGGAATTAAAAATCCCAGCAGGAACAGTAGCAGGTCGCAAGATGCGCCTCAAAGGCAAAGGCATCCCTAGCTCTGAGCCGGGTGATTTATATGTGGTTCCTAGCATTGCCCTGCCACCAGCACAAACCGATGCTCAGAAAGAGGCCTACCAAAACTTTGAGAAGGCTTTTGATTTCAACCCCAGATCTCACTTGAAGGGATGATGGATATGACGCAAACAAATATCACTTGGATTGAAGGTGAAGTAGTTGAGAACGAAGTTCACATGACGATTGTTGAGCTCTCACACGCATCGCGCACACCAGAAGATCTCATCATGACCTGGGTTTCTGAAGGTGTACTAAGTCCAGCAGGATCCTCACCTGAAGATTGGCGCTTCAGCGGTGACTCATTGAGAAGGGCCAAAACTGCAGCGCATCTCACACACGATCTAGAGTTGAATGTGCCTGGTGTCGCCCTGGCGCTCGACCTGCTTGATGAAATTGCTCAACTGCGCGCGCGTTTAAAGTAAGACTCTAAGCTAGTGATAGCCTAGGATTCGGAGCGACTTAAAAGTTGCTCCCAACGCTGCAGCTTCTGATCTAAATCAGCAGTAATTTCACTCAAACGAGCTTGCATGCTGGCTGCCAGCTCAGGTTCGTTCTTATATAAATCTGGATTGCTCATAGCAATACCAATATCTGCCTGCTCTGTTTCCAATTCTTCAATTTGCAAAGGTAATGCCTCTAACTCTTGACGCTCTTTGCCATTGAGTTTTTGAACGCCGCTTTTTGGCGCTGGCTTAGTGTCTACTTTAGGCTCTGCCCTGGCCTCTACTTTGCTCTCTACCTTCTCTGTTGACTTAGAGTTTGTATTAGATGCGCGGATCTTGTCTGAACGGGCTTTTTGAATCTTCCAGTCCTCGTAACCACCTTCATATTCGCGCCAGAAGCCATCGCCCTCATTCGCAATAATGCTCGTCACTACGTTATCCAAGAAATAACGATCATGGCTAACTAAGAAGACAGTACCTTTGTAATCTTGTAAGAGTTGCTCAAGTAAATCTAAGGTATCAATATCTAAGTCGTTGGTTGGCTCGTCTAGAACCAATACATTAGCTGGTCTAGCAAACAAGCGGGCCAGCAATAGACGGTTACGCTCACCACCAGATAAGGTGCTTACTGGTGAATTGGTTCTCTCTGGCGCAAATAAGAAATCACTCAAGTAACTCTTGACGTGCTTTTTATTGCCATTGATTTCAATCCACTCGCTACCTGGACTGATGTAATCCTCTAGTGAAGCATTGAGATCTAAGCCTTCACGCATTTGATCAAAATAGGCAACTTCAATTCGGGTTCCCATGGTTGCAGTACCCGAGTCAGGTGCAATGGTTCCTAGAATCAATTTAAGTAAAGTAGTCTTACCAGCGCCATTGGGGCCTAACAAGCCAACCTTATCGCCACGCAAAATAGTTGCCGTGAAATCTTTCACGATTGGACGATCGTAAGTTTTGCTGACATTTTGTAGGTCAGCCACAATTTTGCCACTACGATCACCAGCAGATACCGCCAACTTCACCTGCCCCATAGCATCTCGACGCTCAGCACGACTGGTGCGCAACTTTTCAAGGCGAGCAATACGGGCTACGCTTCGAGTACGGCGCGCCTCCACCCCTTTGCGGATCCAAACCTCTTCTTGAGCCAGTAATTTATCTGCCCGAGCATTTGCTAAAGTCTCCGCATTGAGCTCTTGTTCTTTTAAAACCTCATATTGAGTGAAGTTTCCGGGATAGCTTCGCAGAATACCGCGATCAAGCTCAACAATTTGTGTGCAGACGTTGTCTAAGAAGGCGCGATCATGGGTAATCAAAATGACAGAGCCTTGATATTCCTTAAGCAACTCCTCCAACCATGCTATTGAATCTAAATCCAAATGGTTGGTTGGCTCATCTAATAAGAGTACGTCAGGCATCT
This region includes:
- a CDS encoding chaperone modulator CbpM, with amino-acid sequence MTQTNITWIEGEVVENEVHMTIVELSHASRTPEDLIMTWVSEGVLSPAGSSPEDWRFSGDSLRRAKTAAHLTHDLELNVPGVALALDLLDEIAQLRARLK
- a CDS encoding ATP-binding cassette domain-containing protein — protein: MALIVLTDAKLAFGHVDLLANTAFSLESGERVGLIGRNGTGKSSLLKILAGIEKMDDGLLQYQQGLRIAYVPQEPIFEAEETVFDAVSKGVAQAKALREEYEALSVGEWDDASHHRLDEVQSQLEALSGWNWEQRVHETLDRLHLEAELKINTLSGGTKKRVALARALVEMPDVLLLDEPTNHLDLDSIAWLEELLKEYQGSVILITHDRAFLDNVCTQIVELDRGILRSYPGNFTQYEVLKEQELNAETLANARADKLLAQEEVWIRKGVEARRTRSVARIARLEKLRTSRAERRDAMGQVKLAVSAGDRSGKIVADLQNVSKTYDRPIVKDFTATILRGDKVGLLGPNGAGKTTLLKLILGTIAPDSGTATMGTRIEVAYFDQMREGLDLNASLEDYISPGSEWIEINGNKKHVKSYLSDFLFAPERTNSPVSTLSGGERNRLLLARLFARPANVLVLDEPTNDLDIDTLDLLEQLLQDYKGTVFLVSHDRYFLDNVVTSIIANEGDGFWREYEGGYEDWKIQKARSDKIRASNTNSKSTEKVESKVEARAEPKVDTKPAPKSGVQKLNGKERQELEALPLQIEELETEQADIGIAMSNPDLYKNEPELAASMQARLSEITADLDQKLQRWEQLLSRSES
- a CDS encoding DnaJ C-terminal domain-containing protein yields the protein MKFRDYYETLGVARSATEAEIKSAYRKLARKYHPDVNKEAGAEEQFKQIGEAYAVLKDTEKRAAYDRFGENWKNGQDFTPPPNWNEGFEYSDAGFGGGHPGYGGGFEGDQSEFFESLFGRGKHRQGGRSSNSRQGMNFKGQDHHAKILIDLADAYNGAKRTIALHMPTQDASGHVSTQERKLDVSIPKGIKAGQNLRLSGQGGPGMGEGPAGDLYLEIDFHPNAIYRVEGKDVFIDIPLAPWEAALGTTVNVPTPAGSTLELKIPAGTVAGRKMRLKGKGIPSSEPGDLYVVPSIALPPAQTDAQKEAYQNFEKAFDFNPRSHLKG